From a single Nicotiana tomentosiformis chromosome 2, ASM39032v3, whole genome shotgun sequence genomic region:
- the LOC138906224 gene encoding uncharacterized protein — MTVGLADFEIVFQVVDMETSYNFLLGRPWMHMARVVPSTLHQMLKFEHDKKENIFHREDEPSIYKDSLISCIEAKKGCESIVYQVFEVVVVDHVEEGKPILHPRLSATSESKVNAITEAKGLHTLTIDELVGNLKTYEIKKKKDNERREPKREKNLVLKIDNNDLSGEDGDMAYLTRRFQKMQDQCKKNYDKAAKRNPVPDKRFKRKNVADNVVKQALAAWGDSSSESEEENDHGDSSMIAVNSEATEYDSIFALMAQSNDDEDDDDDEETIENLKKEKDALDEKIANIEHERDDLMVAVVDLKETFECVRKENKVLAERVANIEHERDDLLVVVVDLKETIGEPKIESRLENSQKRKEVAIEAHIKLESELNSVNSSLYAELEKNKQLHKELGRVKSDLEKSLKWTWSSDAITAMYTNNRGNRQGIGFKREKIPYNPHSKYVIVPDSWLCTHCGNTGHFKENYKARFQSQQKNKVFAEKGTVKRSSLQWYMDSGCSKQMTGSTNDFLSLKALKEGVYPLEMERKDTFLELEGSGTKRYKNIHVADFESLQNGDLKCLSAIDDYAELWHRRLGHANFTLLNKLVRKDLVRSLPKSSFKDHKVCDAYVKGKQVRSLFKPKKEVSTSKSLDLLHMDLCRPMRVASRGGKKYIFVIVDDYSRFTWTLFLRTKD; from the exons ATGACAGTTGGGCTGgctgattttgaaattgtcttccaagtagtggacatggaaacttcttataactttcttcttggaaggccatggatgcATATGGCTCGAGTTGTGCCATctaccttgcatcagatgctcaagtTTGAACAtgacaagaaagaaaatatttttcacagAGAAGACGAgccatccatttataaagactcGTTAATCTCGTGTATTGAGGCCAAGAAAGGGTGTGAGTCCATTGTCTACCAGGTtttcgaagtggttgttgtggaccatgttgaggaaggaaagcctattctgcatcctcgtctttccgccacatct GAAAGCAAAGTGAACGCCATTACAGAGGCAAAGGGCTTGCATACACTGACCATAGATGAACTTGTTGGCAATCTGAAAACATatgaaataaagaagaagaaggacaatgaAAGAAGAGAACCCAAAAGGGAGAAGAATCTGGTCCTCAAGATAGACAACAATGATTTAAGTGGTGAGGATGgtgatatggcttacttgacaagaagattccagaagatg CAAGATCAGTGCAAAAAAAACTATGACAAAGcagccaagaggaacccggttcctgataaacgcttcaagagaaagaatgtcgctgacaatgttgtaaagcaagctcttgctgcatggggagactcttccagcgaatctgaagaagaaaatgatcatgGTGATAGTTCAATGATAGCGGTGAACAGTGAAGCAACTGAGTAtgactcaatctttgccttgatggctcagtctaatgatgatgaagatgacgatgatgatgag gAAACAATTGAGAACCTGAAGAAAGAGAAGGATGCCTTAGATGAAAAAATTGCAAATATAGAACATGAAAGAGATGATCTAATGGTCGCTGTGGTAGATCTAAAAGAGACCTTTGAGTgtgtaagaaaggaaaataaagTCTTAGCTGAGAGAGTTGCTAACAttgagcatgagagagatgacctattagtAGTGGTAGTGGACTTGAAGGAAACAATTGGAGAACCTAAAATAGAGAGTAGGCTTGAAAATTCTCAAAAGAGAAAGGAAGTTGCAATCgaggcacacattaagcttgaaagtGAGTTAAATTCAGTGAATTCTAGTCTGTATGCTGAGCTAGAGAAAAACAAACAACTTCATAAAGAACTAGGAAGAGTGAAGagtgatcttgaaaaatcactcaagtggacctggtcctctgatgctaTCACTGCCATGTACACCAACAATAGGGGAAACAGGCAGGGGATTGGGTTCAAGAGGGAAAAGATTCCCtacaaccctcatagcaagtatGTTATTGTACCTGATAGttggctttgcactcactgtggcaaCACTGGGCACTTTAAAGAAAACTATAAGGCCAGATTTCAATCACAACAGAAAAATAAAGTGTTCGCTGAAAAA GGAACAGTGAAAAGAAGCAGCCtacaatggtacatggatagtggctgctcaaagcaaatgactggaagtacaaatgatttcctttcacttaAAGCCCTGAAagagggagtgtatcctttggaaatggaaagaaaggaTACATTCTTGGAGTTGGAAGGATCGGGAA CAAAGAGATACAAAAATATCcatgttgctgattttgagtctcTGCAGAATGGTGATCTCAAATGTCTAAGTGCTATTGATGATTATGCTGAATTATGGCATAGGAGGCTGGGTCATGCAAACTTCACGTTGCTGAACAAATTGGtcaggaaggacctggttcgtagTCTGCCCAAGTCGAGtttcaaggatcacaaagtgtgTGACGCATATGTAAAAGGCAAGCAAGTTAGATCCTTATTCAAGCCCAAAAAGGAAGTCAGTACCTCAAAGTCACTTGATCTTCTTCACATGGATCTATGTAGACCCATGAGGGTGGCAAGCAGGGGAGGAAAGAAATATATCTTCGTTATAGTTGACGATTACTCCAGATTCACCTGGACTCTATTTCTCAGAACCAAGGATTAA